A part of Periophthalmus magnuspinnatus isolate fPerMag1 chromosome 14, fPerMag1.2.pri, whole genome shotgun sequence genomic DNA contains:
- the ruvbl2 gene encoding ruvB-like 2 — MANTKVPEVRDITRIERIGAHSHIRGLGLDDALEARQVSQGMVGQLASRRAAGVILEMIKDGHIAGRAVLIAGQPGTGKTAIAMGIAQSLGPDTPFTALAGSEIFSLEMSKTEALSQAFRKAIGVRIKEETEIIEGEVVEIQIDRPATGTGAKVGKLTLKTTEMETIYDLGNKMIESLSKEKVQAGDVITIDKATGKISKLGRSFTRARDYDAMGAQTQFVQCPEGELQKRKEVVHTVSLHEIDVINSRTQGFLALFSGDTGEIKSEVREQINAKVCEWREEGKAEIIPGVLFIDEVHMLDMECFSFLNRALESDLSPVLIMATNRGITRIRGTNYQSPHGIPIDLLDRLLIIATSPYNEKETRQILKIRCEEEDVELSEEAHTVLTRIGMETSLRYAIQLISTAGLVCRKRKGTEVQVEDIKRVYSLFLDEARSSQYMKEYQDSFLFNETQSGAMDTS; from the exons ATGGCGAATACAAAGGTCCCAGAAGTTCGTGACATAACACGAATTGAGAGAATTG GTGCTCATTCTCACATTCGTGGCCTTGGTTTGGATGATGCTTTGGAGGCAAGACAG gTGTCTCAGGGGATGGTGGGTCAGCTCGCCTCTCGTCGTGCAGCAGGTGTCATATTGGAAATGATTAAAGATGGCCACATTGCTGGAAGGGCCGTACTCATTGCAGGTCAGCCGGGCACCGGAAAGACTGCCATTGCGATGG GTATTGCCCAGTCTCTTGGCCCTGACACCCCTTTTACAGCGCTAGCAGGAAGTGAAATCTTCTCTCTTGAGATGAGCAAAACGGAGGCACTTAGCCAAGCTTTCAGAAAAGCTATTGGTGTCAGAATTAA GGAGGAGACTGAAATCATTGAAGGAGAAGTAGTGGAAATACAGATTGATAGACCAGCTACAGGAACA GGTGCTAAGGTTGGAAAGTTGACTCTTAAGACTACTGAGATGGAGACAATATATGATTTGGGCAATAAGATGATCGAAAGTCTTAGTAAGGAGAAGGTTCAAGCAGG agatgttattacaaTTGACAAAGCCACTGGAAAGATAAGCAAGCTGGGCCGCTCATTCACCCGAGCCAGAGATTATGATGCCATGGGAGCTCAG ACGCAGTTTGTGCAGTGTCCAGAGGGTGAGCTTcagaagaggaaggaggtggTACACACAGTTTCTCTTCATGAGATTGACGTCATTAACAGCCGCACACAGGGTTTCCTAGCCCTCTTTTCAGGGGACACCGGTGAAATCAAATCTGAGGTCCGAGAACAGATTAATGCTAAAGTTTGTgaatggagagaagagggaaaggcAGAAATCATCCCGGGG GTGTTATTTATTGATGAGGTTCATATGCTAGACATGGAGTGTTTCTCTTTTCTCAATCGGGCCTTGGAGAGTGATTTATCCCCAGTCCTTATTATGGCCACCAACAGAGGCATAACTCG CATTCGTGGCACAAATTACCAGAGTCCTCATGGAATTCCCATTGACCTTCTGGACCGACTGCTCATCATCGCCACTTCCCCATACAATGAAAAGGAGACGAGACAGATTCTCAAGATCCG atgtgaggaggaggatgtgGAGCTGAGCGAAGAGGCACACACTGTCCTGACTCGCATTGGCATGGAGACTTCACTGCGTTACGCAATTCAGCTGATCAGCACAGCCGGCCTGGTCTGCCGTAAACGCAAG GGCACAGAGGTACAAGTGGAGGATATCAAACGCGTTTATTCCCTGTTTTTGGACGAGGCTCGATCGTCTCAGTACATGAAGGAGTATCAGGACTCTTTTCTCTTCAATGAAACAC aatcTGGTGCAATGGATACCTCGTAA
- the ftr83 gene encoding finTRIM family, member 83 — translation MSSDQEACYLCKEYLRDPVTIPCGHTFCSICLKTYWDHADHSGTYICPQCRVTYNKRPTPRRVSSSSSSSRYSSMQRNESYPPPPPSPDYNYAGPQDVGCDICIGKKHKAVKTCLMCLASYCDRHLKPHFESATFKRHKLVDEIGHLDRQICPQHQKGLELFCRTDQMCICVLCTVKEHKGHDMVSAEQERAEEQQRLGATQAEIQEKIHDRLKQMEQLKQAVDSLKNSAQQALQECEKMFSDMLRSIERMQQEMAKLISSNKRAALNNAEGHMERLTHEIADLKRRDNEITQLSKTEDHIHFIQSYHMLIAQTEAEELPTVTVNPYFTFGPVTKAVSEMKQHLNEFGNDELVKVAKTVNKMTFCELDDVKKKKSLKAEGVRAEEAAMYKSVPVPVQEPHYRDDFLRYACELSLDQNTAYRQLYLSKGNKKATLKNDPQDYPDSAARFDSLPQVLCREPLAGGAFYWEVDWSGEGAAIGITYKGIKRTGYGDNCRIGYNRKSWSLFCSDTSYSARHNKDQLELHAPYSSRIGVFLDHVGGTLSFYTVGDTMSLIHRFKATFSEPVYVGFWVWYGSAIRILQL, via the exons ATGTCTTCAGATCAGGAGGCCTGCTATCTTTGCAAGGAATATCTCCGGGACCCAGTGACTATACCGTGTGGACACACTTTCTGCTCCATTTGTCTAAAGACTTATTGGGACCACGCTGACCACAGTGGCACATACATTTGCCCTCAGTGCAGAGTCACCTACAACAAGAGGCCTACTCCGAGAAGAGTCTCaagctccagctccagctccagataCAGCAGCATGCAGCGTAATGAGTCCTACCCACCGCCTCCTCCGTCTCCGGACTACAACTACGCCGGACCCCAGGATGTCGGTTGTGACATCTGTATTGGCAAGAAGCACAAAGCCGTTAAGACCTGCCTGATGTGCCTGGCATCCTACTGCGACAGACATCTCAAGCCTCACTTTGAGTCGGCCACATTCAAAAGGCATAAACTGGTGGACGAGATCGGGCACTTGGACCGTCAGATCTGTCCCCAGCATCAGAAGGGTCTGGAGCTGTTCTGCCGCACCGACCAGATGTGCATCTGTGTGCTGTGCACGGTCAAGGAGCATAAAGGCCACGACATGGTGTCTGCTGAGCAGGAGAGGGCTGAGGAACAG CAACGATTGGGCGCTACCCAGGCCGAGATCCAAGAGAAGATTCATGATCGTCTGAAGCAAATGGAACAACTTAAACAGGCTGTGGACTCACTTAAG AACTCAGCCCAGCAAGCACTGCAAGAATGTGAGAAGATGTTTAGTGACATGTTGCGCTCAATTGAAAGAATGCAGCAGGAAATGGCCAAACTGATTTCATCCAATAAGAGAGCAGCACTGAACAATGCAGAGGGCCACATGGAGAGATTAACCCATGAGATTGCAGATCTGAAGAGGAGGGACAACGAAATTACCCAGCTGTCCAAAACTGAGGATCACATTCACTTTATCCAG TCCTACCACATGCTGATAGCACAAACAGAAGCTGAGGAATTGCCTACAGTGACCGTCAACCCCTATTTCACCTTTGGCCCAGTCACAAAGGCTGTCTCAGAGATGAAGCAACACCTGAATGAATTTGGAAATGATGAACTGGTCAAAGTGGCAAAAACAG tgaacaaaatgaCCTTCTGTGAACTCGACGAtgtcaaaaagaaaaaatcccTAAAAGCTGAGGGCGTAAGAG CTGAAGAAGCCGCCATGTACAAGTCTGTGCCAGTGCCAGTGCAAGAGCCTCACTACAGGGATGACTTTTTAAGAT ATGCCTGTGAGCTCAGTCTGGACCAAAACACAGCCTACAGACAGCTCTACTTATCCAAAGGCAACAAAAAGGCCACCCTAAAGAATGACCCCCAGGACTACCCTGACAGCGCTGCCAGGTTTGACTCACTGCCCCAGGTCCTATGCAGGGAACCTCTCGCTGGTGGGGCCTTCTACTGGGAGGTGGACTGGAGCGGAGAGGGTGCAGCCATCGGAATCACCTACAAAGGCATCAAGAGGACGGGCTATGGAGACAACTGTCGCATTGGCTACAACCGCAAATCCTGGAGCCTCTTCTGCTCTGACACCAGCTACTCAGCCCGCCACAACAAAGATCAGCTGGAGCTCCACGCACCTTACTCGTCCCGTATCGGTGTGTTCTTGGACCATGTGGGGGGTACTCTGTCCTTCTATACTGTAGGTGACACCATGTCTCTCATTCACCGCTTCAAGGCCACCTTCAGTGAGCCAGTCTATGTAGGCTTTTGGGTTTGGTACGGCTCGGCTATTAGAATCCTCCAACTGTAA